TTCCCATCAAGGCCCTTCCGATCGCCAACATCTGCTGTTCTCCGCCGCTCAGCGTCCCGGCCCTCTGGGCCTTCCGCTCTCCCAATCTCGGGAAGAGGGAGAAGACCGCTTCGAGATTTCTCCGCATGATTTGCTTCTCCCTCCGGATCGCATACGCTCCCAGTCGGAGATTGTCGAGGACCGAAAGGGTGGGGAAGATGTGTCGGCCCTGAGGGACCTGGATCAGCCCCCTGGCGACGATCCGATGGGGGTCGAGATTGGTGATGTCTTCTTCTTCAAGGTAGATCCGGCCTTCGGTCGTTTCGAGGATCCCAGAGAGGGTGCGAAGCAGGGTGGTCTTTCCCGCCCGATTTGGGCCGATGAGGGCAGTGGCCTCTCCCTTCTCGATCTCTAATGAGACCTCCTTAAGGGCGGGCAAGGGGCCATAATGAACGGTCAGCTTTTTGACCCTTAGCAGGGGCACCTTTCCCTCGACCATCACCCGGACCTCGACTCTCTTTTCGGGCCGTAGGCCTCCCTGACCGCCGGGTCTCTCTTGACCCTCTCCGGTGGGCCTTCCGCGATTAGCTCCCCGTTGTGGAGAACGGCCACCTCGTCCGCCATCTCCATCACCATCCCCAGATGATGCTCGATCAGAAAGAGGGTGAGGCCCTCTTCCTTAAGGTCGCTCAGCGTCTGGACCAGATGCTTCGCCTCCGGGGAGGTCAGCCCTGCAGCCGGTTCGTCGAGGAGCAGAAGGTCGGGCTTCGAGGCGAAGGCCCGGGCGATCTCCAGCCTCCGCTGCTCCCCATAGGCCAGCTGAGAGGCGAACCATTTCCACCGGCCGAAGAGGCCGAAGCGTTCGAGGATCTCCTTGGCCTCGGCCATCGCCCTGGCTTCATCCCTTCGGGACCAGGGAAGGGAGAGGCCGTGGGAGAGGATCCCTCCCCGCAATTTCGTGTGCATACCGGTCAGGACATTTTCGACCACCGTCATGTTGCCGAAGATCTGCAGGGTCTGAAAGGTCCTCCCTATGCCGAGGCGGAAGACCTCATGAGGCGGAAGCCCCGTGATCTCCCTCTCCTTGAAAAAGATTCTCCCGGAATCGGGCCGTTCCATCCCGCTGATGAGGTGAAAGAGGGTGGACTTACCGGCTCCATTGGGTCCCATCAACCCCTTCACCGTCCCCTTGGACACCCGAAGGGAGATCCGGTTCAAGGCCCTGAGGCCGTCATAATTCTTGACCACCTCTTCCACCCTTAAGAGCATCAAAGGTCCACCTTTTCTCTTCGTTTTTTCCTTCCGAAGTAACTGATCAGGTAGATCAACCTACCCCTCAATCGGGACCCGAGCCCTTCGGGAAAGAAGACGAGCAGAAGGATCAGGATCAGGCCGTAGAGGGGAAGGCTGAACTCCTGATAACGACCCAATGCGTCGGTCAGGAAGGTGAGGAAGATGGCCCCGGCGATGGGGCCATAAAGGTTTCCCATCCCACCGAGGATGACCATCATGACGAAGAGGACGGAAAGGTTGAGGCTGAAGGTCTCGGGGCTCGCGGTGGACATGACCGAGGCGAAGAGGCTACCCGCCAGCCCCGCAAAGGCCGCGGCCGTTACGAAGACCCCAAGCTTGACCCGGGCCACATCGATCCCGACCGACGAGGCGCCGTCCTCGCTCGAGGCCACGGCGAGGAAGGCCCGGCCCATCTTCGATCGAACCAGATTTTTGCAGAAGACGACCAACCCTGCGAGGATTCCCCAACTGAGGTAGTATTGCTTGAGATAACTGTCGAAGGTGAACCCGACAACGGAGAAGAAGGGGATGCCGAAGATCCCGATGACGCCACCGGTGAGGCTCGGGGATTCCCTTACCAGGACGAGAAAGATCTCGCCGAATCCGAGCGTGGCCAAGGCGAGGAAATATCCTTTCAACTTGAGGAGGGGTTTTCCGATGAGAAAGGCGAAGAGGGAGGCGGCCAATCCCGAGGCCAAAAGGGCAAAGGGAGAGGGGAGGGATAGCCGGGTGGTGAGGATGGCGGTCGTGTAGGCCCCGATGCCAAAGAAGGCGGCCTGGCCGAGGGAGATCTGACCCGCATAACCCAAGAAGAGGCCGAGGCCGAGGGCGACGATGCCATGAATCCCGGCGAGGACCAAAAGATGGAGGACATGGGGGTCGGGCCAGATCATCGGAAGGGCCGTGAGCCCCATCAGATAGAGGAGGTCCCTCTTTCTGAATCGATACTCTCTCCGGTAGTGGAGCTGGGGATCGGGAATGAGGAGGGAAAGGAGCCACAGGCCGAAGGAGTAGAAGAGCTCTCTTTTTTTGAATCCCTTATGGATCGATTCTACCATCGTCGGCTATCGATGAAGGGAGACCCGAGGATCCCCTTCGGTCGGAGATAGAGGATGAGAAGCAGGACGACGAAAGCGATGGCGTCCTTGTACCCGGAGGGGATGAAGACGATGCTTAAGGATTCGATCACCCCCAGGACAAACCCTCCCAGGAGGGCGCCGCTGTTTCTGCCCCATCCCCCCAAGACGGCGGCGATGAACCCTTTCAGCCCGATGAGCGTCCCGGAATGGTAGCTCACATAGAAGAGGGGGGTGATGAAGATGCCCGCAAGGGAACCGATCCCGGCACTGATGCCAAAGGCGAGAAAGATCATGAGATTTCTCGGGATGCCCGAGAGGGAAGCCCCAAGAGGGTCGGTGGAGCTTGCCTCCATGGCCTTTCCGAGCAGGGTTTGATGGGAGAGAAGGTATAGGAAGGCGAGGACGAAACCGGTGGCCCCGAGGACCCAGAGGCTCTGGGCGGGGATCGAAAACGTCTTGAAGGTGAGGGGAAGGCTGTTCGTGAAGGGAGGCAAGGCCTTCGGAAGGGTTCCGAAGAGCAGCGCGCTCGTGCTGCTCAAGAAGAGAGAGGCGCCCAGGGTGGCCATTAATTGGATGGGAAGGGAGGCCTTTCTCAAGGGGTAGATGACGAGGAGGTGAAGGAGAAAACCCAGACCCATGACGATCAGGATCGTGAGGCCAATCGAGAGCGGATAAGGCCACTGGATTTCTTTAAGGAGAAAGAAGGTGACCATCCCTCCCAACATCACGAATTCGCCCTGGGCGAAGTTGATGATCTGGGAGGCCCTGGCGACGGTGACAAACCCAAGGCCCACCAGGGCATAGATCGCCCCGAAGGTGATGCCCGAAGCGAGAAGCTGCGGAAGAGGGGCTAAAAGGTCCAACATCTATCCAATCCTCACATGGCAATCACACAAAAGAAGAGGGTGGAGCCTTTTCGGGCCCCACCCTCTGATATGTATCCCCCTTGTCGACTTTCTTCAACGCTTATTCCACTCCGGGTAACCGGATCCTTTTGAACTTTCCTCCTTCGATTCGGACAAAGACCAAATCTTTTTTGCTCAAACCGTCGTGCTCGGTCGGGCTGAAGTTGTAAATGCCGTGGGTGCCTTTGAACCCTTTTGTATTTTCGAAGGCTTCCCTGAAACTGGCGCGGGTCACTTTTCCTTTGATGCGCTTCATCGCCTCCTCGATCAACCCGATGGTATCATGACCGTACGCAGCGATCTGATCCGGGGGGGTTCCGTAGCGTTCCCTCCAGCGCTTATCGAAGTCGATGTTGACAGGCTTGACAGGGTCGTTTTCGTCGAGCTGATCGAAGACGACCGGTTTGGCCGATGGGAACTCCACCCCCTCCATCGCCTCGCCCCCGAGGCCGATGATGAAGCCAAAGCCAAAGGCATGGGTTCCCAGGACAGGCGTTTTGATCCCGAGGGCCCGGAGGTTCTTGACGATGATGGGCCCTGTCGGGCCGCCTGTGCAGGCGTAGAAGGCATCGACCTTCTCCTTCTCCATGACCGGTTTGATCTTGGTGAGCTGGGGAGTCATGTCGATATCGGTGGGCTTATGGGTTTCCGGGGAGATGATCACCTTGACGCCTTTTTCCTCGCCGAAGCGCTTGAAATATTCGGCCAGGCTCTGGGCCAGGGGCCAGGCGCCGTGGAAGACGAGGACCTTCTTGTACTTTCTAGCCAGGACCAGGTCGACCAGTTTCTGGGAGACGATGATGTCGCTCTGGGCGATGTTAAAGGCCCACTGCTGTTTCAGGTCCCTGACCATGGGATTGGAAGGGCAGATGATGATGTTGGTGATCTTCTCCCTTTCGGCGATGGCCCGGGTCGTGGCCTGGAGATTATCCTCGAAGGGCCCGACGACCAGTAACACCTCCTTCTCCTTGGTAAACTTGGTCATGTTGGCCGCCGCCCGTCCCACGTCGAAGCCGTTGTCCTCGAAGAGGAGCTCGAGGGGCCGACCCTGGATGCCTCCGGCCTTGTTGATCCGCTCCACCTCGAGGACCATGGCGTTCTTAAGGGTCTTGGTCACCTCTGCCCAGGGGCCGGTCAGTTCGAGATTGACCCCGATTTTGTAAGGGGACTTTTTCTCCGCAAAGGCCGGAGCAGCGGAGAACACAAGAATCAAGGCGATCAGAAGGGGGCCTTTGATTTTCTTCATCCTCTATCCTCCTCAGGGATTAGGGTTCGACGGGGAGGGGCCTCTTAAAGATACTTCTGAATCAACAATTCGGCGATCTGGACCGCATTGAGGGCCGCTCCCTTTCGGATGTTATCGGCGACGATCCACATGTTGATCCCGTTGGGGATCGATTCGTCCTCCCGGATCCTTCCCACAAAGGTCTCGTCCTTCCCGGCGGCGTGAATGGCCAGGGGATATTCGGCCTTTGCAGGATTGTCCACCACGACCACGCCAGGCGCCTTGGAGAGGATCTCCCGGACCTCCTGGGCGGTGATCTTCTTCTCCGTTTCGATGTTGACCGATTCCGAATGGCCATAAAAGACGGGCACCCTCACCGTGGTCGCCGTGACCCGTATCGAATCGTCCTCCATGATCTTCTTCGTCTCGTTGACCATCTTCATCTCTTCTTTCGTGTAGCCGTTTTCGAGGAAGACATCGATGTGGGGAAGGCAGTTGAAGGCGATCTGGTGGGGGTAGACCTCCCATTTGATCTCCTGCTGATTGTAGAGGGCCAGGACCTGGTTTTCGAGTTCCTGGATGGCCCGTTTTCCCGTGCCGGAGACAGATTGATAGGTCGAAACCACAACCCTTTTGATCCGTGCGACGTCGTGGATGGGCTTGAGCACGACCACCATCTGAATCGTGGAGCAGTTGGGGTTGGCGATGATATTCTTCTTGTGATAGTTGGCGATGGCGTGGGGGTTGACCTCGGGCACGACGAGGGGGACATCGGGATCCATCCGGAAGGCGCTGGTATTGTCGATGACGACGCAGCCGGCCTTTGCGGCGATGGGCGCAAACTTCTGGCTCACCGAGCCCCCTGGAGAGAAGAGTCCGATGTCCATCCCCTCAAAGGAATGTTCATCCATGACCTCCACCGTGTACTCCTTCCCCCTGAATTCCATTTTGGTGCCGGCCCCCCGGGTGGAGGCGAGGAGTTTCAGATTTCCCACTGGAAAGTTCCTCTCCTCGAGGATGGAAACCATCTCGTTTCCCACGGCGCCCGTGGCACCTGCGACGACCACGTTATACCTCTCCTTTTTCATCTCCTTCCGTCCTCCTGTTCCTTTATAGAAACAGGGGTGCCCTCCTGAACACCCCTGTTCCAGAGATACCCCTTCGTATCGGTCTATAATAAATAGGCGAAAGGCAGGGGGATTGTCAAGGGGAGATCGGTAAAAATCTCCTTGTATGGATTTTGACGAGTTTTTAGAATGGGGGGCGATGGAGACCCAAGACCTTTTGGAGATCGTCAGACGCACCGAGTCGCCTTTAAAGAGGCAACTGCTGATGGTCGGGGTGTTGACCAACCTCCTTAAGGGAGAGGGAAAAGGCCCCCCCGGTGATCATCGGCGGGTGCGCTTTATCCTACTATTCCCGAGAGGTCTATTTCACCGCGGATATCGATCTGGCCTATGCCGACCGGGAAGCCCTTGATCGGGTCCTCAAACGGGTCGGATTTGAGAAGCGGGGAAGATACTGGGTCACCCGGTCTGGAACCTTGTGATCGAGGCCCCTGCCTTAACCCTTTCCTCCCAAGAGGCCCCTCTCGAAGTGGTGGAGCTCGGGGAGGGGCTCGAGTGCTATGTCATCGGCCTCGAGGACCTCCTCGATCGATCGGCTCAATGCCTTCAAACATGGGAAATCGGAGGTCGACGGGGAGCGGGTTGAGCTGTTGATCCGGCGCTATATAGCGGATCTCGATTGGCCCTATCTCGAAAAGAGGGCGAGGGCCCTTGAGAATGACACGCTGAAAGAACTTTTAACCTTCAAACAGAAGGCCGAGCGATGAAATTGCGGATGAGGAGGTTCGAAGAGAGATCTCCGATCGATTTTCTTCTCCTCCGGGACCAACGGGGGATGGGGAGATATCGCAAGCGACGAAAGCGGGACGGGGAGAAGAGGGAGATCCTCATCGAGCTGGGATTGAAGAAGATATCGGAGATGGAGAGAGACGATTTCCTCCCGATCGGGTTTCGCCGGAGGAAGGTAAAGATTTTTTAGCCGCGGGGTTCGGACCTTTCTTTGGAAAATTTTTTTCGGAGGTGGGGGATGAGGCCCCCGTCTTCGAGGAGCTCCCGCATAAAGGCGGGAATGGGAGTTGCCCGGAACTTCTTTCCAAGGGTGAGGTCCTCGATCTCGCCGGTGGTCAAATCGACCCGCACCCGGTCTCCATCCTGAATCGCATCGGCCGCCTCGGGAGATTCGAGAAGTGGCAGGCCGAGGTTGAAGCTGTTGCGGAAGAAGATCCTCGCGAAACTTTTGGCGATAATGCAGGAGATGCCCGCCGCCTTCAGGGCCAGGGGGGCGTGCTCCCGGGAGGAGCCGCACCCGAAGTTCTTGTCGGCCAGGAGGATGTCGCC
This is a stretch of genomic DNA from Thermodesulfobacteriota bacterium. It encodes these proteins:
- a CDS encoding aspartate-semialdehyde dehydrogenase, which translates into the protein MKKERYNVVVAGATGAVGNEMVSILEERNFPVGNLKLLASTRGAGTKMEFRGKEYTVEVMDEHSFEGMDIGLFSPGGSVSQKFAPIAAKAGCVVIDNTSAFRMDPDVPLVVPEVNPHAIANYHKKNIIANPNCSTIQMVVVLKPIHDVARIKRVVVSTYQSVSGTGKRAIQELENQVLALYNQQEIKWEVYPHQIAFNCLPHIDVFLENGYTKEEMKMVNETKKIMEDDSIRVTATTVRVPVFYGHSESVNIETEKKITAQEVREILSKAPGVVVVDNPAKAEYPLAIHAAGKDETFVGRIREDESIPNGINMWIVADNIRKGAALNAVQIAELLIQKYL
- a CDS encoding ABC transporter ATP-binding protein, producing the protein MLLRVEEVVKNYDGLRALNRISLRVSKGTVKGLMGPNGAGKSTLFHLISGMERPDSGRIFFKEREITGLPPHEVFRLGIGRTFQTLQIFGNMTVVENVLTGMHTKLRGGILSHGLSLPWSRRDEARAMAEAKEILERFGLFGRWKWFASQLAYGEQRRLEIARAFASKPDLLLLDEPAAGLTSPEAKHLVQTLSDLKEEGLTLFLIEHHLGMVMEMADEVAVLHNGELIAEGPPERVKRDPAVREAYGPKRESRSG
- a CDS encoding 3-isopropylmalate dehydratase small subunit, with the protein product MKLEGRIWKFGADVDTDAIIPARYLNQSDPKELARHAMEDERPEFAREVRPGDILLADKNFGCGSSREHAPLALKAAGISCIIAKSFARIFFRNSFNLGLPLLESPEAADAIQDGDRVRVDLTTGEIEDLTLGKKFRATPIPAFMRELLEDGGLIPHLRKKFSKERSEPRG
- a CDS encoding ABC transporter substrate-binding protein, with the translated sequence MKKIKGPLLIALILVFSAAPAFAEKKSPYKIGVNLELTGPWAEVTKTLKNAMVLEVERINKAGGIQGRPLELLFEDNGFDVGRAAANMTKFTKEKEVLLVVGPFEDNLQATTRAIAEREKITNIIICPSNPMVRDLKQQWAFNIAQSDIIVSQKLVDLVLARKYKKVLVFHGAWPLAQSLAEYFKRFGEEKGVKVIISPETHKPTDIDMTPQLTKIKPVMEKEKVDAFYACTGGPTGPIIVKNLRALGIKTPVLGTHAFGFGFIIGLGGEAMEGVEFPSAKPVVFDQLDENDPVKPVNIDFDKRWRERYGTPPDQIAAYGHDTIGLIEEAMKRIKGKVTRASFREAFENTKGFKGTHGIYNFSPTEHDGLSKKDLVFVRIEGGKFKRIRLPGVE
- a CDS encoding ABC transporter ATP-binding protein, with product MVEGKVPLLRVKKLTVHYGPLPALKEVSLEIEKGEATALIGPNRAGKTTLLRTLSGILETTEGRIYLEEEDITNLDPHRIVARGLIQVPQGRHIFPTLSVLDNLRLGAYAIRREKQIMRRNLEAVFSLFPRLGERKAQRAGTLSGGEQQMLAIGRALMGNPRLLMLDEPSLGLAPRFIEEIFFTLKRMNDQGLTLFIVEQEIDLTLSISHRAYLLRNGRLIKEGPPGVLLESKEIRDLI
- a CDS encoding branched-chain amino acid ABC transporter permease encodes the protein MVESIHKGFKKRELFYSFGLWLLSLLIPDPQLHYRREYRFRKRDLLYLMGLTALPMIWPDPHVLHLLVLAGIHGIVALGLGLFLGYAGQISLGQAAFFGIGAYTTAILTTRLSLPSPFALLASGLAASLFAFLIGKPLLKLKGYFLALATLGFGEIFLVLVRESPSLTGGVIGIFGIPFFSVVGFTFDSYLKQYYLSWGILAGLVVFCKNLVRSKMGRAFLAVASSEDGASSVGIDVARVKLGVFVTAAAFAGLAGSLFASVMSTASPETFSLNLSVLFVMMVILGGMGNLYGPIAGAIFLTFLTDALGRYQEFSLPLYGLILILLLVFFPEGLGSRLRGRLIYLISYFGRKKRREKVDL
- a CDS encoding branched-chain amino acid ABC transporter permease codes for the protein MLDLLAPLPQLLASGITFGAIYALVGLGFVTVARASQIINFAQGEFVMLGGMVTFFLLKEIQWPYPLSIGLTILIVMGLGFLLHLLVIYPLRKASLPIQLMATLGASLFLSSTSALLFGTLPKALPPFTNSLPLTFKTFSIPAQSLWVLGATGFVLAFLYLLSHQTLLGKAMEASSTDPLGASLSGIPRNLMIFLAFGISAGIGSLAGIFITPLFYVSYHSGTLIGLKGFIAAVLGGWGRNSGALLGGFVLGVIESLSIVFIPSGYKDAIAFVVLLLILYLRPKGILGSPFIDSRRW